The following coding sequences are from one Ornithodoros turicata isolate Travis chromosome 1, ASM3712646v1, whole genome shotgun sequence window:
- the LOC135390989 gene encoding zinc finger protein 883-like encodes MALLLMYYEPVCTLTVPCFTIAEAAASTGLHIKDEPKDIYDTASSGCNSSNAEFNVNRATVEPPLDNMVPVTVDVRSTDTKPGDYAPDERGAQEPGEPSVSDQEEDRTYKCSVCLATCIDVDHMEVHCRADKVSTFTCDTCQHKRAHTGMKPYRCDMCSVEFSYSANLRRHRKTHTGTKPYKCDLCPEEFSCSTDLRRHELTHTGEKSYKCDHCPAEFSRSMDLQRHMHTGKRSYRCDVCSAEFRHSSNMRRHMLIHTGGKPHKCNLCPAEFSRSTNLQSHKQTHTGEKPHECDTCHAKFSRSTNLRRHMLTHTGEKRHKCNLCPAEFSYSTNLQSHKQTHAGEKPQCDTCHAKFSRSTDLRRHMLTHTGEKPHKCNLCPAEFTYSTNLQSHKQTRTGEKPHECDTCHAKFSRSTDLRRHMLTHTGEKPHKCNLCPAVFSYGTNLRCHKQTHTGEKPFKCSLCSSEFSKRVHLQHHNLMHTGEKPCKCNLCPLEFS; translated from the coding sequence ATGGCACTTTTGTTAATGTACTACGAACCTGTCTGTACTCTCACTGTTCCATGTTTTACCATAGCAGAAGCAGCAGCAAGTACTGGTCTACATATTAAGGATGAGCCCAAAGACATTTATGATACAGCATCATCAGGTTGCAACTCTTCAAATGCAGAGTTCAACGTCAACAGAGCAACTGTTGAGCCTCCACTTGACAACATGGTCCCAGTCACTGTGGATGTTCGATCCACAGATACCAAGCCCGGAGACTATGCTCCAGACGAGAGAGGGGCTCAAGAGCCAGGTGAACCATCAGTCTCTGACCAGGAGGAGGACAGGACATACAAGTGCAGTGTTTGTTTGGCTACATGCATTGACGTAGACCACATGGAAGTTCACTGCAGAGCTGACAAAGTGAGCACATTCACCTGTGACACATGCCAACACAAACGGGCACACACAGGCATGAAGCCGTACAGGTGTGATATGTGTTCTGTAGAGTTCAGCTACAGTGCGAACCTGCGACGTCACAGGAAGACACACACGGGAAcgaagccgtacaagtgtgaCCTCTGTCCTGAAGAGTTCAGCTGCAGCACAGACCTGCGGCGACACGAGCTCACACATACGGGCGAGaagtcatacaagtgcgatcactgccctgcagagttcagccgtaGCATGGACCTTCAGCGTCACATGCACACTGGCAAAAGGTCATACAGATGTGATGTCTGTTCTGCAGAGTTCAGACACAGCTCAAACATGCGACGTCACATGCTCATACACACGGGTGggaagccacacaagtgcaatctctgtcctgcagagttcagtcgCAGCACAAACCTGCAGAgccacaagcagacacacacgggtgagaagccacaCGAGTGTGACACCTGTCATGCAAAATTTAGCCGCAGCACGAACCTGCGCCGCCACATGCtgacacacacaggcgagaagcgacacaagtgcaatctctgtcctgcagagttcagctatAGCACAAACCTGCAGAGCCACAAGCAGACACACGCGGGTGAGAAGCCACAGTGTGACACCTGTCATGCAAAATTTAGCCGCAGCACGGACCTGCGCCGCCACATGCtgacacacacaggcgagaagccacacaagtgcaatctctgtcctgcagagttcacctATAGCACAAACCTGCAGAGCCACAAGCAGACAcgcacgggtgagaagccacaCGAGTGTGACACCTGTCATGCAAAATTTAGCCGCAGCACGGACCTGCGCCGCCACATGCtgacacacacaggcgagaagccacacaagtgcaatctctgtcctgcagtgttcagctaTGGCACAAACCTGCGGTGCCACAAGCAGACACatacaggtgagaagccattcaAGTGCAGTCTCTGTTCTTCAGAGTTCAGCAAGAGGGTGCACCTGCAGCACCACAATCTGATGCACACTGgtgagaagccatgcaagtgcaatctctgtcctTTAGAGTTCAGCTAA
- the LOC135378820 gene encoding zinc finger protein 883-like, with amino-acid sequence MQLPQMSNGQLTTIELTPCDAACLPRLGQMQQQDCSMSASGGGVMAAMGHIKEEPQECSSSEHLLVVVKTEPYHATVSEGWDHVEHSHDPSSEEEAATTGILLHIKDEPKDICDSVSSGCDSSNTEFNFKTTTLQPPFDNTISVTVDVRPTDSKAGGYASDLSQTSKPGESSISDLEKDRMYKCNVCSDACIDTNQLASNASTFTCNTCQLKQTHTGVKPYECNLCSAVSSCSVNMGHYKQMHTGEKPYKCDICPAVFSRKANMQCHRKTHTGEKPYKCDTCSAKFIRSTTLRRHMRIHTGEKPHKCHLCPAAFSDSTVLQRHTHIHTGEKPYKCDLCPAKFSRCTDLQRHKQTHTGEKPYKCDICPAEFSRSANLQYHRQTHTGEKPYKCDTCSAKFSLSTGLRRHMMTHTGEKPHKCNLCPAKFSCITDLQRHMVTHTGEKPYKCDTCSTQFSRSADLRRHKLTHTGEKLHKCNLCPAEFSRSTDLRRHTATHTGEKQHKCNLCPAKFSCSTDLRYHNQSHTGEKPHKCDTCCAKFSRNSDLRRHMLTHTGEKPHKCNLCLAKFSRSTDLHNHMLTHPGEKPHKCNLCPAQFSRSTDLRRHIHGHR; translated from the exons ATGCAGCTGCCCCAGATGTCGAATGGTCAGCTCACAACAATAGAACTGACACCTTGTGATGCTGCATGTCTTCCGAGACTGGGCCAGATGCAGCAACAGGACTGTAGCATGTCTGCATCAGGAGGAG GTGTGATGGCTGCAATGGGCCACATTAAAGAAGAACCCCAAGAATGCTCTTCAAGTGAACATCTGCTTGTAGTAGTAAAGACGGAGCCATACCATGCTACAGTTTCGGAAGGGTGGGACCATGTTGAACACAGCCATGACCCATCGTCAGAAG AAGAAGCAGCAACCACTGGTATACTACTTCATATCAAGGATGAGCCCAAAGACATTTGTGATTCAGTATCTTCAGGTTGCGACTCTTCAAACACAGAGTTCAACTTTAAAACAACAACACTTCAGCCTCCATTCGACAACACTATCTCGGTCACTGTGGATGTTCGACCCACGGATTCAAAGGCTGGAGGCTACGCTTCAGACCTGAGCCAGACTTCAAAGCCTGGTGAATCGTCAATCTCTGACCTCGAGAAGGACAGGATGTACAAGTGCAATGTTTGTTCGGATGCGTGCATTGACACAAACCAGTTGGCGAGCAACGCGAGCACATTCACCTGCAACACATGTCAACTCAAACAGACCCACACAGGTGTGAAGCCATACGAGTGCAATCTCTGTTCTGCAGTGTCCAGCTGCAGCGTCAACATGGGGCATTACAAGCAGAtgcacacgggagagaagccgtacaagtgtgatATCTGTCCTGCAGTTTTTAGTCGCAAAGCAAACATGCAGTGTCACAGGAAgacacacacgggagagaagccatacaagtgtgacacGTGTAGTGCAAAATTCATCCGCAGCACGACACTGCGGCGTCACATGCGgatacacacgggcgagaagccgcaCAAGTGccatctctgtcctgcagcattCAGTGACAGCACAGTTCTTCAGcgacacacacatatacacacaggcgaaaagccatacaagtgtgatctctgtcctgcaaagTTCAGTCGCTGCACAGACCTTCAGCGACACAAGCAGACACATACGGgagagaagccgtacaagtgcgatatctgtcctgcagagtttaGCCGCAGTGCAAACCTGCAGTATCACAGGCAGacccacacgggagagaagccatacaagtgtgacacCTGTAGTGCAAAATTCAGCCTCAGCACGGGCCTGCGGCGTCACATGatgacacacacgggcgagaagccacacaagtgcaatctctgtcctgcaaAGTTCAGCTGCATCACAGACCTGCAACGCCACATGgtgacacacacgggcgagaagccatacaagtgcgacacCTGTAGTACACAGTTCAGCCGCAGCGCGGATCTGCGACGCCATAAGCTGACACATACAGGGGAGAAGCTGcacaagtgcaatctctgtcctgcagagttcagccgcaGCACAGACCTTCGCAGGCATACAGCTACACACACAGGTGAAAAGCAGCACAAGTGCAATCTCTGCCCTGCGAAGTTCAGCTGCAGCACAGACCTGCGGTATCACAATCAGtcccacacgggagagaagccacacaagtgtgacACCTGTTGTGCAAAATTCAGCCGCAACTCGGACCTGCGGCGTCACATgctgacacacacgggtgagaagccgcacaagtgcaatctctgtcTTGCAAAGTTCAGCCGCAGCACAGACCTGCACAATCACATGCTGACACACCCGGGGGAGAAGCCGcacaagtgcaatctctgtcctgcacAGTTTAGCCGCAGCACAGACCTTCGGAGACATATACACGGACACAGATGA